One Methylobacterium sp. AMS5 genomic region harbors:
- a CDS encoding molecular chaperone TorD family protein, whose amino-acid sequence MGSVASVMALPGDEVSGVVGVPDDIDLLRAQQYDLLAALLGRAPGSTLLAALAALKEGDGVLGRQVAALRRAADETDTEAVEREFFALFIGVGRGELLPYASYYLTGFLNERPLARVREDFAALGIERDESMSEPEDHLAILLEVMAGLAAGRFEAEPGMQARFFARHVEPWADRFFADLETAKAGRFYRAVGGLGRAFIEIEAEAFAMEG is encoded by the coding sequence ATGGGTTCGGTCGCGTCGGTGATGGCACTTCCGGGAGATGAGGTGTCTGGAGTCGTCGGCGTTCCGGACGACATCGACCTCCTGCGCGCACAGCAATACGATCTCTTGGCTGCGCTGCTTGGCCGTGCACCGGGTTCGACGCTGCTCGCGGCGCTTGCCGCCTTGAAGGAGGGCGACGGGGTTCTGGGCCGGCAGGTCGCGGCCCTGCGCCGTGCGGCGGACGAGACCGACACGGAGGCCGTCGAGCGCGAGTTCTTCGCGCTGTTCATCGGCGTCGGCCGCGGCGAGCTTCTGCCTTACGCCTCCTACTACCTCACCGGCTTCCTCAACGAGCGTCCGCTCGCCCGCGTGCGCGAAGATTTCGCCGCGCTCGGCATCGAGCGGGACGAGTCGATGAGCGAGCCGGAGGATCATCTCGCGATCCTTCTGGAGGTGATGGCCGGACTCGCGGCCGGGCGGTTCGAGGCGGAGCCCGGCATGCAGGCGCGCTTCTTCGCCCGGCACGTCGAACCCTGGGCGGACCGTTTCTTCGCGGATCTGGAAACGGCGAAGGCGGGCCGGTTCTACCGCGCGGTCGGGGGACTCGGACGCGCCTTCATCGAGATCGAGGCGGAAGCCTTCGCCATGGAAGGCTGA
- a CDS encoding biotin/lipoate--protein ligase family protein, whose protein sequence is MTLPLDIGSPGLRLAPLVLPPAFTGLVAAGSAAGLACRMAESGEADAATLLMEERDDVIAFAVVLAPTEPLATARRAVFVGMQALADAVGAFGPPEIPVTFQWPATLSFNGARLGGGALHWPEGCDETETPDWLVFSAMLLASKRDAGDPGLTPDSTSLEEEGFPNDLREPLVESFARHLTKAFEIWDEDGAARSTGRYLTRLTLPPGARATIEPSGDARLVHADGRCETLKLRPALISPSWRDPATGTVRL, encoded by the coding sequence ATGACCCTCCCCCTCGATATCGGATCGCCGGGCTTGCGCCTCGCGCCGCTCGTCCTGCCGCCGGCCTTCACCGGTCTCGTCGCGGCGGGCTCTGCGGCGGGGCTGGCCTGCCGGATGGCGGAGAGCGGCGAGGCCGACGCCGCCACCCTCCTCATGGAAGAGCGCGACGACGTCATCGCCTTCGCGGTGGTGCTGGCGCCGACCGAGCCGCTGGCCACGGCGCGGCGTGCCGTCTTCGTCGGGATGCAGGCGCTCGCCGACGCGGTCGGCGCGTTCGGGCCGCCGGAGATCCCGGTGACGTTCCAGTGGCCCGCTACGCTGAGCTTCAACGGCGCCCGTCTCGGCGGCGGCGCGCTGCATTGGCCCGAAGGCTGCGACGAGACCGAGACGCCGGACTGGCTGGTCTTCTCGGCGATGCTGCTCGCCTCGAAGCGGGATGCGGGCGACCCCGGCCTCACGCCCGACTCGACCTCCCTGGAGGAAGAGGGTTTCCCGAACGATCTGCGCGAACCCCTGGTCGAGAGCTTCGCCCGCCATCTCACCAAGGCGTTCGAGATCTGGGACGAGGACGGCGCCGCGCGCTCGACGGGCCGCTATCTCACCCGCCTCACCCTTCCGCCGGGCGCGCGGGCGACGATCGAGCCGAGCGGCGATGCCCGGCTCGTCCACGCCGACGGCCGTTGCGAAACGCTGAAGCTGCGGCCGGCGCTGATCTCCCCCTCCTGGCGTGACCCGGCCACCGGCACGGTGCGGCTGTGA
- a CDS encoding DUF6505 family protein, producing the protein MSAGKLPRTLRLDPSDTFVFARAAEAGEWAVTGSFLFFDADLSALAGKERAAFRSGFVGVRSLGFSTLVVVSEASDAEREAAIEDLARHIHERFGAPDREAARAAAREEIEVAASLCNLPVGSVVAMHRSAQDGEIAEEFRTLHQRAPGADPLHGRAFHFVETDEDGPDEQADLVGLLSSASAGAERA; encoded by the coding sequence GTGAGTGCGGGCAAGCTGCCGCGGACCCTGCGGCTCGACCCCTCCGATACCTTCGTCTTCGCGCGGGCCGCCGAGGCCGGCGAATGGGCGGTGACGGGCTCGTTCCTGTTCTTCGATGCCGACCTCTCCGCGCTTGCGGGCAAGGAGCGGGCGGCGTTCCGCTCCGGTTTCGTCGGCGTGCGCTCGCTCGGCTTCTCGACCCTCGTCGTCGTCAGCGAGGCGAGCGATGCCGAGCGCGAGGCGGCGATCGAGGATCTCGCCCGCCACATCCACGAGCGCTTCGGCGCGCCGGATCGCGAGGCGGCCCGCGCCGCCGCGCGCGAGGAGATCGAGGTCGCGGCTTCGCTGTGCAATCTGCCGGTCGGCAGCGTCGTGGCCATGCACCGAAGCGCGCAGGATGGGGAAATCGCGGAAGAATTCCGCACCCTGCACCAGCGCGCACCGGGCGCGGACCCGCTGCACGGACGCGCCTTCCACTTCGTCGAGACCGACGAGGACGGGCCCGACGAACAGGCCGACCTCGTGGGACTTTTGAGCAGCGCCTCCGCGGGGGCTGAGAGAGCATGA
- a CDS encoding DUF3305 domain-containing protein — protein MTPEQIPEDRFEVGIIVARRRLKGPWASHAWMPIEALPAAPETAPWTQLSETEEEATFYAGAHEVTLHIAETAHYRDNLVSGRPSLWVTLHATAEDTYTVASVTADPYEGESMAEGIGEIVEAVPMPPEVQAKLLAFFEAFHIERKFEKRKRDRADPEALARRAPGRQGKPE, from the coding sequence ATGACGCCGGAACAGATTCCGGAAGACCGCTTCGAAGTCGGCATCATCGTGGCGCGCCGCCGCCTGAAAGGGCCGTGGGCGAGCCATGCCTGGATGCCGATCGAGGCTCTTCCGGCAGCGCCGGAGACCGCGCCCTGGACCCAGCTCTCCGAGACCGAGGAGGAGGCGACCTTCTACGCGGGCGCCCACGAGGTCACTTTGCACATCGCCGAGACGGCGCATTACCGCGACAACCTCGTCTCCGGCCGTCCCTCGCTCTGGGTCACGCTGCACGCCACGGCGGAGGACACCTACACGGTGGCGAGCGTGACCGCCGATCCCTACGAGGGCGAATCGATGGCCGAGGGCATCGGCGAGATCGTCGAGGCGGTGCCGATGCCGCCCGAGGTGCAGGCCAAGCTGCTCGCCTTCTTCGAGGCCTTCCACATCGAGCGCAAGTTCGAGAAGCGCAAGCGCGACCGCGCCGACCCCGAGGCCTTGGCGCGCCGCGCGCCGGGCAGGCAGGGGAAGCCGGAATGA
- a CDS encoding alpha/beta hydrolase yields the protein MQSFDSDGVQIAYIDVPAKEDASGGSGDPILLIHGFASNHAVNWVNTLWVRTLTEAGYRVVALDNRGHGQSEKLYEPAAYTSDQMAGDAVRLLRHLGIERADVMGYSMGARIAAHMALDYPAEVRSLLIGGLGFNLVDGRGLPQGIAEALEAPPGAPAPNPTAASFRTFAEQTKSDLRALAACIRASRQTLSRAELSAIETPTLVSVGTLDTVAGSGPELAKLLPNARGLDLPNRDHSTAVGDRLHRKGVLEFLEQRP from the coding sequence ATGCAGAGCTTCGACTCCGACGGCGTGCAGATCGCCTATATCGACGTACCGGCCAAGGAAGACGCCTCCGGCGGCAGCGGCGATCCCATCCTCCTGATCCACGGCTTCGCCTCGAACCACGCGGTGAACTGGGTCAATACGCTCTGGGTCCGCACCCTGACCGAGGCCGGCTACCGGGTCGTCGCCCTCGACAACCGCGGCCACGGGCAGAGCGAGAAGCTCTACGAGCCCGCTGCCTACACCTCCGACCAGATGGCCGGCGACGCGGTGCGGCTGCTGCGCCATCTCGGCATCGAGCGGGCGGATGTGATGGGCTATTCCATGGGCGCACGCATCGCCGCGCATATGGCGCTCGATTACCCGGCGGAGGTCCGCTCGCTGCTGATCGGCGGGCTCGGGTTCAACCTCGTGGACGGGCGCGGCCTGCCGCAGGGCATCGCCGAGGCGCTGGAAGCGCCCCCCGGCGCGCCCGCGCCGAACCCGACGGCCGCCTCCTTCCGCACCTTCGCCGAGCAGACCAAGAGCGACCTGCGGGCGCTGGCCGCCTGCATCCGCGCCTCGCGCCAGACCCTCTCGCGGGCCGAACTCTCGGCGATCGAGACGCCGACGCTGGTCTCGGTCGGAACGCTCGATACGGTGGCGGGCTCGGGCCCGGAACTGGCGAAGCTGCTGCCGAACGCCCGCGGCCTCGACCTGCCGAACCGCGACCACTCGACGGCGGTCGGCGACCGACTGCACCGGAAGGGCGTGCTCGAGTTCCTGGAGCAGCGGCCGTAG
- a CDS encoding DUF3306 domain-containing protein, with product MSGSFLSRWARRKEAVRATERTVAPAITDRPEAEVALRAEAPNGEESSAPQPLALAGDEPEAGTDDLLARLPSLDALTPETDLTAFLQAGVPTALRNAALRRMWSLDPAIRDFVSEAREYAYDWNTPGGVPGMGPLLPTDDVKAMLKRIIDGVPVAAEEEPDTERQDAPTASSERAAEISDPAPPEPETDPATDGDPLPMPDLHAPVAIAAIEAPEVVQPALPRPRLRRHGGAMPS from the coding sequence ATGAGCGGCAGCTTCCTCTCTCGCTGGGCCCGCCGCAAGGAGGCCGTGCGCGCCACCGAGCGAACCGTTGCGCCCGCGATCACGGATCGGCCCGAGGCAGAGGTCGCTCTCAGGGCGGAGGCGCCTAACGGCGAGGAATCATCCGCGCCGCAGCCTCTCGCCCTTGCCGGCGACGAACCGGAGGCGGGGACGGACGATCTTTTGGCGCGGCTCCCCTCCCTCGACGCCCTGACGCCGGAGACCGATCTCACCGCCTTCCTCCAGGCCGGCGTGCCGACGGCTCTGCGCAACGCGGCCCTGCGGCGGATGTGGTCGCTCGACCCGGCGATCCGCGATTTCGTCAGCGAGGCGCGGGAATACGCCTATGACTGGAACACGCCGGGCGGCGTGCCGGGCATGGGCCCGCTCCTGCCGACCGACGACGTGAAGGCGATGCTGAAGCGGATCATCGACGGTGTCCCCGTCGCGGCGGAGGAGGAACCGGATACTGAGCGGCAGGACGCTCCGACGGCGTCATCGGAGAGGGCCGCGGAGATCTCTGACCCGGCGCCTCCAGAACCCGAGACCGACCCTGCAACCGACGGTGATCCGCTCCCGATGCCGGACCTGCACGCTCCGGTCGCGATTGCCGCCATAGAGGCCCCTGAAGTCGTACAACCCGCCCTCCCCCGGCCTCGCCTGCGGCGCCATGGTGGGGCGATGCCCTCGTAA
- a CDS encoding ABC transporter permease, whose amino-acid sequence MMGVSMLNVPAVLAIYRFEMARFWRTALQSIVAPVISTSLYFVVFGAAIGSRMQTVDGVPYGAFIVPGLIMLSLLTQSVSNAAFGIYFPRFAGTIYELLSAPIAPFEVVLGYVGAAATKSIIIGLIILGTASLFVPLHIEHPVWMVFFLLLTALTFSLFGFVIGLWADGFEKLQLVPLLIVTPLTFLGGSFYSIDMLPPFWRAVTLFNPVVYLVSGFRWAFFGKGDVAVGVSIAATLAFLALCLGFVTYIFRTGYRLKS is encoded by the coding sequence ATGATGGGCGTATCCATGCTGAACGTCCCGGCGGTCCTCGCCATCTACCGTTTCGAGATGGCCCGTTTCTGGCGCACGGCCCTGCAGAGCATCGTTGCGCCGGTGATCTCCACCTCGCTCTATTTCGTGGTGTTCGGCGCCGCCATCGGCTCGCGGATGCAGACGGTCGACGGCGTTCCCTACGGCGCCTTCATCGTGCCGGGGCTGATCATGCTCTCGCTGCTGACGCAGAGCGTCTCGAACGCGGCCTTCGGCATCTACTTCCCGCGCTTTGCCGGCACGATCTACGAACTGCTCTCGGCGCCGATCGCGCCGTTCGAGGTGGTGCTCGGCTATGTCGGCGCGGCGGCGACGAAGTCGATCATCATCGGCCTCATCATCCTCGGCACGGCCTCGCTGTTCGTGCCGCTGCACATCGAGCACCCGGTCTGGATGGTGTTCTTCCTGCTGCTCACGGCGCTCACCTTCAGCCTGTTCGGCTTCGTGATTGGCCTGTGGGCGGACGGGTTCGAGAAGCTGCAACTGGTGCCGCTCCTCATCGTCACGCCGCTGACATTCCTCGGCGGCAGCTTCTACTCCATCGACATGCTGCCGCCGTTCTGGCGCGCGGTGACCCTGTTTAACCCGGTCGTCTACCTCGTCAGCGGCTTTCGCTGGGCCTTCTTCGGCAAGGGCGACGTGGCGGTCGGCGTCAGCATCGCCGCGACGCTGGCGTTCCTCGCCCTGTGCCTCGGGTTCGTGACCTACATTTTCCGCACGGGGTATCGGCTGAAGAGCTGA
- a CDS encoding ABC transporter ATP-binding protein, whose translation MPPIVSIANLSKVYASGLHALRDVNLDIAKGEIFALLGPNGAGKSTLINIVCGIVTPSTGQIRVGGHDILSEYRAARRMIGLVPQELTTDAFEKVWDTVSFSRGLFGLAKNPAHVERVLKDLSLYEKRESRIMQLSGGMKRRVLIAKALAHEPQVLFLDEPTAGVDVELRQDMWRLVRRLREQGVTVILTTHYIEEAEEMADRVGVIRKGEIILVEDKVELMRKLGKKQLILHLREPVTTLPENLARHDLHLGEDGRSLVYTYDTRRERTGITGLLGELADAGIAFTDLDTSQSSLEDIFVDLVRERA comes from the coding sequence ATGCCCCCGATCGTCTCGATCGCGAACCTGTCGAAGGTCTACGCCTCGGGGTTGCATGCCCTGCGCGACGTCAACCTCGACATCGCCAAAGGCGAGATCTTCGCGCTGCTGGGGCCGAACGGCGCCGGCAAATCCACCCTCATCAATATCGTCTGCGGCATCGTCACGCCGAGCACGGGCCAGATCCGTGTCGGCGGCCACGACATCCTGAGCGAATACCGCGCCGCGCGCCGAATGATCGGGCTGGTGCCGCAGGAACTCACCACAGACGCCTTCGAGAAGGTGTGGGACACGGTGAGCTTCAGCCGCGGCCTGTTCGGTTTGGCTAAGAATCCGGCCCATGTTGAACGGGTGCTCAAGGACCTCTCTCTCTACGAGAAGCGCGAGAGCCGCATCATGCAGCTCTCCGGCGGCATGAAGCGCCGGGTCCTCATTGCCAAGGCGCTCGCCCACGAGCCGCAGGTGCTGTTCCTCGACGAGCCGACGGCGGGTGTCGATGTGGAACTGCGCCAGGACATGTGGCGCCTCGTCCGCCGCCTGCGCGAGCAGGGCGTCACCGTCATCCTCACCACCCACTACATCGAGGAGGCCGAGGAGATGGCCGACCGGGTGGGCGTGATCCGCAAGGGCGAGATCATCCTCGTCGAGGACAAGGTCGAGCTGATGCGCAAGCTCGGAAAGAAGCAGCTCATCCTGCACCTGCGCGAGCCGGTCACGACCCTGCCCGAGAACCTCGCGCGCCACGACCTTCACCTCGGCGAGGACGGGCGCAGCCTCGTCTATACTTACGACACTCGGCGCGAGCGCACCGGCATCACCGGCCTGCTCGGCGAGCTGGCCGATGCCGGCATCGCCTTCACCGATCTCGATACCAGCCAGAGTTCGCTCGAAGACATCTTCGTCGATCTCGTCCGCGAGCGCGCATGA
- a CDS encoding DUF6352 family protein, with protein sequence MTEFWVSSGHHLTQRTEGGGLAVTDELILAYLARPELVPPEEACIAERALHASLLSDPRRPVSGGELQKIADADARENWEVMLAFRERLLTARSVEAAYLALVRGGLQGVPGLFLTQLVHLILRNALDGCEDPFVLRAAELFFRSQRASLHEGAVLLADAEVIEAREGGAALSPLVTMLGKEAASELDVLNEENAWTYWSRSDAFTMALNLGTSGRSREGLARAIEAFVRHLLNAEVTVAPLDRLEDPDWRWFVGLDAEGTRIGNALWRGEALDDAARERVIAVFSLTFADPARVDLRVGERPVYLLLAMTPDKTVQFKPQNLVVGLPLASDRAAA encoded by the coding sequence ATGACCGAGTTCTGGGTTTCGAGCGGCCACCATCTGACGCAGCGCACGGAAGGGGGCGGCCTCGCCGTCACCGACGAGTTGATCCTCGCCTATCTCGCGCGCCCCGAACTGGTGCCGCCGGAGGAGGCCTGCATCGCCGAACGCGCGCTGCACGCCAGCCTTCTGAGCGATCCGCGCCGACCGGTCTCGGGCGGCGAACTCCAAAAGATCGCGGACGCGGATGCGCGGGAGAACTGGGAGGTGATGCTGGCCTTCCGCGAACGGCTGCTCACGGCACGCTCGGTCGAGGCGGCCTATCTCGCACTCGTGCGCGGCGGGTTGCAGGGCGTGCCGGGGCTGTTCCTGACCCAACTCGTGCATCTCATCCTGCGCAATGCGCTCGACGGCTGCGAAGACCCGTTCGTGCTACGCGCCGCCGAACTGTTCTTCCGCTCGCAGCGCGCCAGCCTGCACGAGGGCGCGGTGCTGCTGGCGGACGCCGAGGTGATCGAGGCGCGGGAGGGCGGCGCGGCGCTCTCGCCCCTGGTCACGATGCTCGGCAAGGAGGCGGCGAGCGAACTCGACGTGCTGAACGAGGAGAACGCCTGGACCTATTGGAGCCGCTCGGACGCCTTCACCATGGCGCTGAACCTCGGCACCAGCGGCCGAAGCCGGGAGGGGCTGGCGCGGGCGATCGAAGCTTTCGTGCGTCACCTCCTCAATGCTGAGGTCACGGTCGCGCCCCTCGACCGGCTGGAGGATCCCGACTGGCGCTGGTTCGTCGGGCTCGACGCGGAGGGTACGCGGATCGGCAACGCGCTCTGGCGCGGCGAAGCGCTGGACGACGCCGCCCGCGAGCGGGTGATCGCCGTGTTCAGCCTCACCTTCGCCGATCCGGCCCGCGTCGATCTGCGGGTCGGCGAGCGGCCGGTCTACCTCCTGCTCGCCATGACGCCGGACAAGACCGTGCAGTTCAAGCCACAGAACCTCGTCGTCGGATTGCCGCTGGCCTCCGACCGGGCCGCCGCGTGA
- a CDS encoding 4Fe-4S binding protein: MPLDVAALEKGCGTRVRTADQLCGRELDRYREALATGLPVTVSCTLQAPLFEEIAAEMDAEERVTFAKIRETAGWSSQAERAGPKMAALLAAAAEAVPVAGTVPLESRGVALIYGRDEAAIEAGRRLAEHLDVTVLLSRPGEVAPLHRNEFPVIRGTVRGATGHLGAFDLRIDDYALPAPSSRTHLVFGAGRDGAASTCDLILDLTGGTPLFPAHELRSGYLRADPRDPASVERAVMAASHLVGEFDKTRFIDFRGELCAHSRSRITGCTRCLDVCPTGAIAPAGDTVAIDPYICAGCGNCAAVCPTGAANYALPPADALMRRLRSLMRAYRAAGGADAVVLFHDGDHGEPLIDALGRYGEGLPAHVLPVRVNEVTQFGPEVLAAVFAYGAAGARVLVRERPKHDLDSLHRTVALARTLADALGYGAGTEAPTVALLETDDPDALGAALRSDVPGRGTTVPAGFVPVGGKREMLRLAFREMHAAAPTPVAAVPLAAGAPFGGLAFRTESCTLCLSCVGACPTHALSDSTDRPLLAFEESLCVQCGLCAATCPEDVISLKPQIDFEAWGEPRRIVKEEEPFCCITCAKPFGTRATIERVIGKLRERHWMFSGEAGEQRIRSLMMCDDCRVESALTQGFDPHAVPPTKPRTTEDYLREREAAERLQS; this comes from the coding sequence ATGCCGCTCGATGTCGCGGCCCTGGAAAAGGGTTGCGGCACCCGCGTGCGCACCGCCGACCAGCTTTGCGGTCGGGAGCTCGACCGTTACCGCGAGGCTCTGGCGACGGGCTTGCCCGTCACGGTCTCCTGCACGCTCCAGGCGCCGCTCTTCGAGGAAATCGCCGCCGAGATGGATGCGGAGGAGCGCGTCACCTTCGCCAAGATCCGCGAGACCGCCGGATGGTCGTCTCAGGCCGAACGGGCCGGTCCGAAGATGGCGGCGCTGCTGGCCGCGGCCGCGGAGGCGGTCCCCGTTGCCGGTACGGTGCCGTTGGAGAGCCGCGGCGTCGCCCTGATCTACGGGCGCGACGAGGCCGCCATCGAGGCCGGGCGGCGCTTGGCCGAGCATCTCGACGTCACCGTGCTCCTGAGCCGGCCGGGTGAGGTCGCGCCGCTCCATCGCAACGAGTTCCCGGTGATCCGGGGCACGGTGCGCGGGGCGACGGGCCATCTCGGCGCATTCGACCTGCGCATCGACGACTACGCCTTGCCGGCGCCGTCCTCGCGCACCCACCTCGTGTTCGGGGCAGGGCGCGACGGGGCGGCCTCGACCTGCGACCTGATCCTCGATCTGACCGGCGGCACGCCGCTCTTTCCCGCGCACGAACTGCGCAGCGGCTATCTGCGGGCCGACCCGCGCGACCCGGCGTCGGTCGAGCGCGCGGTGATGGCGGCGTCCCACCTCGTCGGCGAATTCGACAAGACGCGCTTCATCGATTTTCGCGGCGAACTCTGCGCCCATTCCCGCTCGCGCATCACCGGCTGCACCCGCTGCCTCGACGTCTGCCCGACCGGGGCCATTGCGCCGGCCGGCGATACGGTGGCGATCGACCCCTATATCTGCGCCGGCTGCGGCAATTGCGCCGCCGTCTGCCCCACGGGTGCGGCGAACTACGCCCTGCCGCCCGCCGACGCGCTGATGCGCCGCCTGCGAAGCCTGATGCGCGCCTACCGGGCGGCTGGCGGTGCGGACGCGGTGGTGCTGTTCCACGACGGCGACCATGGCGAGCCGTTGATCGACGCGCTCGGCCGCTACGGCGAGGGCCTCCCGGCCCACGTCCTGCCGGTGCGGGTCAACGAGGTGACGCAGTTCGGCCCCGAGGTTCTCGCCGCCGTGTTCGCCTACGGCGCGGCCGGGGCACGGGTGCTGGTGCGCGAGCGCCCGAAGCATGACCTCGACAGCCTGCACCGCACCGTGGCCCTCGCCCGGACGCTTGCCGACGCCCTCGGCTACGGTGCCGGCACGGAGGCGCCGACCGTCGCCCTGCTCGAGACCGACGACCCCGATGCGCTCGGTGCGGCGCTCCGCTCGGACGTTCCCGGCCGTGGGACCACGGTGCCGGCCGGCTTCGTGCCCGTCGGCGGCAAGCGCGAGATGCTGCGCCTCGCCTTCCGCGAGATGCACGCCGCGGCCCCGACGCCGGTGGCCGCGGTGCCGCTGGCGGCCGGGGCGCCGTTCGGCGGGCTCGCGTTTCGCACGGAGAGCTGCACACTCTGCCTCTCCTGCGTCGGCGCCTGCCCGACCCACGCGCTGTCGGACAGCACCGACCGGCCGCTGCTCGCCTTCGAGGAGAGCCTGTGCGTGCAGTGCGGTCTATGCGCGGCCACCTGCCCGGAGGACGTGATCAGCCTGAAGCCGCAGATCGACTTCGAGGCGTGGGGCGAGCCCCGCCGGATCGTGAAGGAGGAGGAGCCGTTCTGCTGCATCACCTGCGCCAAGCCGTTCGGTACCCGCGCCACCATCGAGCGGGTGATCGGCAAGCTGCGCGAGCGGCACTGGATGTTCTCGGGAGAGGCCGGCGAGCAGCGCATCCGCTCGCTGATGATGTGCGACGATTGCCGCGTCGAGTCGGCGCTGACCCAGGGGTTCGACCCGCACGCCGTGCCGCCGACGAAACCGCGGACCACCGAGGATTACCTGCGCGAGCGCGAGGCCGCGGAGCGGCTGCAGAGCTGA
- a CDS encoding formate dehydrogenase has protein sequence MRQDPKTLGRRQFFRALGGSTVAAAAAVASPMGATEAQAYDPGNDETKARYRESDHVKAFYRTNGYETLKKNTDPASTGPK, from the coding sequence ATGCGACAGGATCCGAAGACGCTCGGTCGTCGCCAGTTCTTTCGGGCGCTCGGCGGCAGCACAGTGGCCGCCGCGGCCGCCGTCGCCTCGCCGATGGGGGCGACCGAGGCCCAGGCCTACGATCCCGGCAACGACGAGACCAAGGCCCGTTACCGGGAGAGCGACCACGTGAAGGCGTTCTACCGGACCAACGGCTACGAGACGCTCAAGAAGAACACCGATCCGGCCTCGACCGGTCCGAAGTGA